In Methylobacterium aquaticum, the following are encoded in one genomic region:
- a CDS encoding tannase/feruloyl esterase family alpha/beta hydrolase, with the protein MVRTIVRGAGLALPAVVAGSLSLALPALAAPLACGDLTRLARPDLHITRAEPVPAGTLPADNPGRAALTGAARAKAALPAHCLVEGTIDPRAGAGGVAYGIGFQLRLPETWNGRFLFQGGGGLDGVVGEALGAIPISGATAPPALVRGYAVASTDSGHRGRDNADASFGLDQQARIDFAYRAVGEVAREAKALIAARYGRAPAHAYFMGCSNGGRSALMAATRFPTAFDGVVAGAPTFRLTRAALGQVWDTRAFLSAAPKDAEGKPVLAEAFTQADLDLVARSVLKTCDAADGLADGTVEAVASCRFDPASLACPGDKTATCLSQAQVEALRTSFGGAHDSQGKPVYASWPWDPGLAAPGWRAWKLGTSKTAVPNARNATLGPSAIANYFLTPPDPGFDALRFDFDRDTPRTAETAALNDPTGTFLSTFAARGGRLLVYQGAADPVFSARDLVEHWQALTRDNGGAAAFADRARLFLVPGMNHCGGGPALDDVDPLAAIESWVERGEAPDRLVARGTAFPGRTRLLCPYPKEARYQGGEADKAESFACQEP; encoded by the coding sequence ATGGTGCGCACCATCGTGCGGGGGGCGGGGCTCGCCCTGCCGGCCGTCGTCGCCGGCTCCCTCTCCCTTGCCCTGCCGGCCCTCGCCGCGCCGCTCGCCTGCGGCGACCTCACGCGCCTCGCCCGGCCGGACCTGCACATCACCCGTGCGGAGCCGGTCCCCGCCGGCACCCTGCCGGCCGACAATCCCGGCCGCGCCGCCCTTACCGGAGCGGCCCGCGCGAAGGCAGCCTTGCCGGCCCATTGCCTCGTCGAGGGCACCATCGATCCGCGGGCCGGGGCGGGCGGCGTCGCCTACGGCATCGGCTTCCAGTTGCGCCTGCCGGAGACCTGGAACGGCCGCTTCCTGTTCCAGGGCGGCGGCGGGCTCGACGGCGTGGTCGGCGAGGCGCTCGGCGCGATCCCGATCTCGGGGGCGACGGCGCCGCCGGCCCTTGTGCGCGGCTATGCCGTCGCCTCGACCGATTCCGGCCATCGCGGCCGCGACAATGCCGACGCCTCCTTCGGCCTCGACCAGCAGGCGCGGATCGACTTCGCCTACCGGGCGGTCGGGGAAGTCGCGCGGGAAGCCAAGGCCCTGATCGCGGCCCGCTACGGCCGCGCCCCGGCGCACGCTTATTTCATGGGCTGCTCCAATGGCGGCCGCTCGGCCCTGATGGCGGCGACGCGCTTTCCCACCGCCTTCGACGGCGTGGTAGCCGGCGCCCCGACCTTCCGGCTGACCCGGGCGGCCCTCGGCCAGGTCTGGGACACGCGCGCCTTCCTGTCGGCCGCGCCCAAGGACGCCGAGGGCAAGCCGGTCCTGGCCGAGGCCTTCACCCAGGCCGACCTGGACCTCGTGGCGCGATCCGTCCTCAAGACCTGCGACGCCGCGGACGGGCTCGCCGACGGCACGGTCGAGGCGGTCGCCTCGTGCCGGTTCGATCCGGCGAGCCTCGCCTGCCCGGGCGACAAGACCGCGACCTGCCTCAGCCAGGCGCAGGTCGAGGCTTTGCGGACGAGCTTCGGCGGCGCCCACGATTCGCAAGGGAAGCCGGTCTACGCCTCCTGGCCCTGGGACCCGGGCCTTGCCGCGCCGGGCTGGCGGGCCTGGAAGCTCGGCACCTCGAAGACCGCTGTGCCGAACGCCCGCAACGCCACCCTCGGGCCGTCCGCGATCGCCAACTACTTTCTGACCCCGCCCGATCCCGGCTTCGATGCCCTGCGCTTCGATTTCGACCGCGACACCCCGCGCACCGCCGAAACCGCCGCCCTCAACGACCCGACCGGCACCTTCCTGTCGACCTTCGCCGCCCGCGGCGGTCGTCTCCTCGTCTACCAGGGCGCCGCCGACCCGGTCTTTTCCGCCCGCGACCTCGTCGAGCACTGGCAGGCGCTGACGCGTGACAACGGCGGCGCGGCGGCGTTCGCCGACCGGGCACGCCTGTTCCTGGTGCCGGGCATGAACCATTGCGGCGGCGGGCCGGCCCTCGACGATGTCGACCCGCTCGCTGCGATCGAATCCTGGGTCGAGCGCGGCGAGGCGCCCGACCGGCTCGTCGCCCGCGGCACCGCCTTCCCGGGCCGCACGCGGCTGCTCTGCCCCTACCCGAAGGAGGCGCGGTATCAGGGCGGCGAGGCGGACAAGGCGGAGAGTTTCGCCTGCCAGGAGCCGTGA
- a CDS encoding DUF4159 domain-containing protein: MFGLPLGFAAPAALAALIALPALWYLLRVTPPRPRRIDFPPLRILADLLPERETPARTPPWLLALRLLAAACLILAVSGPVWNPSPQGAGDGRTPLVLILDNGFTAAQDWRDRIRVATAEVEAASRAGRPVALLATAAAPTGLEATGPGPALERLRAIEPLPHLADRSAQLPSLTAFLERNPGSAVVWVGDGVAGPDGDGFPAGLAAAASRNRAEITVLRAERALPLGLAGPDSSGGQLGVSVVRAEPNGRDSGTVRALDAKGLPLAETNFSFAGNATATEVRFDLPVELRNTIARFEVAGEHSAGAVVLADERGRRRRVGLVFGGTSDQAQPLLSPTYYLSRALTPFADVLEPRGGRGVAESIGQMLDSQVSVLVLADVGALDPATLERVSAFVDKGGLLLRFAGARLAAGSDDLVPVRLRRGGRNLGGTLSWDSPRTLAPFAPESPFAGLTPPADIGVRRQILAEPDGDLARRTWAALQDGTPIVTAAKRGEGMVVLVHVTADTTWSNLPLSGLFVTMLRRVVALAGTTPPTTGSNPGAPPPVLAPRLTLDGFGALKAPPPTARAIPATWTERANPEHPPGYYGPVDGGLAVNALTAEDRLKPLDLKALAGARFGGLEEARTRDLRGPFFLAALLLLALDTLASLWLGGFLGRMAGRLRRRPAAAAVILGLLVLGASPDIARAAEPAANRPNGIESALVTRIAYVVTGDATVDETSRAGLTGLTQMLASRTALEPGEPAGIDPAKDELAFYPLIYWPIVPNRPLPGEAAIRRIDAFMKNGGTVIFDTRDAMTARPGGPPTPEALTLQRMLATLEVPELEPVPRDHVLTKAFYLVDSFPGRYATGQTWVEALPPAGDGAERRPARAGDGVSPIVITGNDLASAWAVGRRGEALYPLVGGDPRQREMSYRGGVNLVMYALTGNYKADQVHVPALLERLGQ, encoded by the coding sequence ATGTTCGGACTGCCCCTCGGCTTCGCGGCCCCCGCCGCCCTCGCGGCGCTGATCGCCCTGCCGGCGCTCTGGTACCTCCTGCGCGTGACGCCGCCGCGCCCGCGCCGGATCGACTTTCCGCCGCTGCGCATCCTCGCCGACCTGCTGCCGGAGCGCGAGACCCCGGCCCGCACCCCGCCCTGGCTGCTGGCGCTGCGCCTCCTCGCCGCCGCCTGCCTGATCCTCGCGGTGTCGGGACCGGTCTGGAACCCGAGCCCGCAGGGCGCGGGCGACGGGCGGACGCCCCTGGTTCTCATTCTCGACAACGGGTTCACCGCGGCGCAGGACTGGCGCGACCGGATCCGTGTGGCCACCGCCGAGGTCGAGGCGGCCTCCCGGGCCGGCCGGCCGGTGGCGCTCCTCGCCACCGCCGCGGCGCCGACGGGCCTGGAGGCCACCGGCCCCGGCCCGGCGCTCGAACGCCTGCGCGCCATCGAGCCGCTGCCGCACCTCGCCGACCGCTCGGCGCAATTGCCGTCGCTGACCGCCTTCCTGGAGCGGAACCCGGGCAGCGCCGTGGTCTGGGTCGGCGACGGCGTGGCGGGGCCGGACGGCGACGGCTTCCCGGCGGGCCTCGCGGCGGCGGCATCCCGCAACCGCGCCGAGATCACCGTCTTGAGGGCCGAGCGGGCACTGCCCTTGGGCCTCGCCGGCCCCGATTCGTCCGGCGGGCAGCTCGGCGTCAGCGTGGTCCGGGCGGAGCCGAACGGCCGTGATTCCGGCACGGTCCGGGCCCTCGATGCCAAGGGCCTGCCGCTCGCCGAGACGAATTTCTCGTTTGCCGGCAATGCCACCGCGACGGAGGTCCGCTTCGACCTGCCGGTGGAACTGCGCAACACCATCGCGCGGTTCGAGGTGGCGGGCGAGCACTCGGCCGGCGCCGTGGTTCTGGCCGACGAGCGCGGCCGGCGCCGCCGGGTCGGCCTCGTCTTCGGCGGCACCAGCGACCAGGCCCAGCCGCTGCTCTCGCCGACCTACTACCTGTCCCGCGCGCTGACGCCCTTCGCCGACGTGCTGGAGCCCCGCGGCGGTCGCGGCGTCGCCGAATCCATCGGCCAGATGCTCGATTCCCAGGTCTCGGTCCTGGTGCTCGCCGATGTCGGCGCCCTCGATCCCGCGACGCTGGAGCGGGTCTCCGCCTTCGTCGACAAGGGCGGGCTGCTCCTGCGCTTCGCCGGCGCCCGGCTCGCCGCCGGCAGCGACGACCTCGTGCCGGTGCGCCTGCGGCGAGGCGGGCGCAACCTCGGCGGCACGCTGTCCTGGGACAGCCCGCGCACGCTGGCGCCCTTCGCCCCCGAGAGCCCCTTTGCGGGCCTGACGCCGCCGGCCGATATCGGCGTGCGGCGCCAGATCCTCGCCGAGCCGGACGGCGACCTCGCCCGGCGCACCTGGGCCGCCCTTCAGGACGGCACTCCGATCGTCACCGCCGCCAAGCGGGGGGAGGGCATGGTGGTCCTGGTCCACGTCACCGCCGACACCACCTGGTCGAACCTGCCGCTGTCGGGCCTGTTCGTCACCATGCTGCGCCGGGTCGTGGCGCTCGCCGGCACCACCCCGCCGACGACCGGCTCGAATCCGGGCGCCCCGCCGCCGGTGCTCGCCCCGCGCCTGACCCTCGACGGGTTCGGCGCCCTGAAGGCGCCCCCGCCCACCGCTCGGGCGATCCCGGCGACCTGGACCGAGCGGGCGAATCCGGAGCATCCGCCGGGCTATTACGGCCCGGTCGATGGCGGCCTCGCGGTCAACGCGCTCACCGCCGAGGATCGGCTGAAGCCCCTCGACCTGAAAGCCCTTGCCGGTGCCCGCTTCGGCGGCCTGGAGGAGGCCCGGACCCGCGACCTGCGCGGGCCGTTCTTCCTCGCCGCCCTGCTGCTGCTCGCCCTCGACACCCTGGCGAGCCTGTGGCTCGGCGGCTTCCTCGGCCGGATGGCGGGGCGCCTGCGCCGCCGGCCGGCCGCCGCGGCCGTGATCCTCGGCCTCCTGGTGCTCGGCGCGAGCCCGGACATCGCCCGAGCGGCCGAGCCCGCGGCCAACCGGCCGAACGGCATCGAATCGGCGCTCGTCACCCGCATCGCCTACGTCGTCACCGGCGATGCCACCGTCGACGAGACGAGCCGGGCCGGCCTCACCGGGCTGACCCAGATGCTGGCGAGCCGCACCGCGCTCGAACCCGGCGAGCCCGCCGGCATCGACCCGGCCAAGGACGAGCTCGCCTTCTACCCGCTGATCTACTGGCCGATCGTGCCGAACCGGCCGCTGCCGGGCGAGGCGGCGATCCGGCGGATCGACGCCTTCATGAAGAACGGCGGCACGGTGATCTTCGACACCCGCGACGCGATGACGGCCCGTCCCGGCGGCCCGCCGACGCCGGAAGCCCTCACCCTCCAGCGCATGCTCGCGACTCTGGAAGTGCCGGAACTCGAGCCGGTGCCACGCGACCACGTGCTGACCAAGGCGTTCTACCTCGTCGACAGCTTCCCCGGCCGCTACGCCACCGGCCAGACCTGGGTCGAGGCGCTGCCGCCGGCCGGCGACGGGGCCGAGCGCCGCCCGGCCCGGGCCGGCGACGGCGTCTCGCCGATCGTCATCACGGGCAATGACCTCGCCTCGGCCTGGGCCGTCGGCCGGCGCGGCGAAGCCCTCTATCCCCTCGTCGGCGGCGATCCGCGGCAACGCGAGATGTCCTACCGCGGCGGCGTCAACCTCGTGATGTACGCGCTCACCGGCAACTACAAGGCCGACCAGGTCCACGTGCCGGCGTTGTTGGAGCGGTTGGGGCAGTAA
- a CDS encoding DUF58 domain-containing protein, whose amino-acid sequence MVATRVLDAGLRAPGRRETETALTLAERMPRLILEARRVAATLAHGLHGRRRAGPGESFWQFRPFVAGEAASRIDWRRSGRDDRLYVREREWEAAHTVWFWVDRSASMGFGSTLAQAPKIERALVLALALGDAFVEAGERVGLLGLSRPQATRAIVERMAETLSGDTSGLDEDLPPRAPVGRFDEAVLIGDFLSPPEQVQAAVAAIAGAGSRGHLVMVVDPVEETFPFSGEAELHDLETGLSLRVGDAAAWGEAYRRRIRAHRNALAEIARAQGWTLTLHRTDRPASEAAFRLVTLVAAARGAG is encoded by the coding sequence GTGGTCGCGACGCGCGTCCTCGATGCAGGCCTCCGCGCCCCCGGCCGGCGGGAGACCGAGACCGCCCTCACGCTCGCCGAGCGGATGCCGCGCCTGATCCTGGAGGCCCGCCGGGTCGCCGCGACCCTGGCGCACGGCCTGCACGGCCGCCGCCGGGCCGGGCCGGGCGAGAGTTTCTGGCAGTTCCGCCCCTTCGTCGCCGGGGAGGCGGCGAGCCGGATCGACTGGCGCCGTTCGGGCAGGGACGACCGGCTCTACGTCCGCGAGCGCGAATGGGAGGCGGCGCATACCGTCTGGTTCTGGGTCGACCGCTCGGCCTCGATGGGCTTCGGCTCGACCCTGGCGCAGGCGCCGAAGATCGAGCGGGCGCTCGTGCTGGCGCTGGCGCTCGGCGACGCCTTCGTGGAGGCCGGCGAGCGGGTCGGGCTGCTCGGCCTGTCGCGGCCCCAGGCCACCCGCGCCATCGTCGAGCGGATGGCCGAGACCCTGTCGGGCGACACCTCCGGCCTCGACGAGGACCTGCCGCCGCGCGCCCCCGTCGGCCGTTTCGACGAGGCGGTGCTGATCGGCGATTTCCTCTCTCCCCCCGAGCAGGTGCAGGCCGCGGTCGCGGCAATCGCCGGCGCCGGCAGCCGCGGCCACCTCGTCATGGTGGTCGATCCGGTGGAGGAGACGTTCCCGTTCTCCGGTGAGGCCGAATTGCACGACCTCGAGACCGGCCTGTCGCTCCGGGTCGGCGACGCTGCGGCCTGGGGCGAGGCCTACAGGCGGCGGATCCGCGCCCATCGCAACGCGTTGGCCGAGATCGCCCGCGCGCAGGGTTGGACGCTCACGCTGCACCGCACCGACCGGCCGGCGAGCGAGGCGGCGTTCCGCCTTGTCACCCTGGTCGCCGCCGCCCGCGGCGCAGGCTGA
- a CDS encoding DUF3237 domain-containing protein yields MMHRDAPPIDRRMLILSGAALAGSGLAAPAAAAEATATGPLADIPLVPPRTEFVYEAVVEIAPLVPLGDSPLGERRMVPITGGRFQGPRLRGIVLPGGADRQLVRKDGVRRLDALYELRTEDGAILTVRNQVTIDPGRDGGPDSRFSTIDVTAPEGPHAWLNRLVLVGTLHSLRPAQEAVLVRAFRLA; encoded by the coding sequence ATGATGCACCGCGACGCACCGCCCATCGACCGTCGGATGCTGATCCTGTCGGGCGCGGCCCTCGCCGGCTCCGGCCTCGCGGCGCCGGCAGCCGCCGCGGAGGCAACGGCCACCGGCCCTCTCGCCGACATACCCCTGGTGCCGCCGCGGACGGAGTTCGTCTACGAGGCCGTGGTCGAGATCGCCCCGCTGGTGCCGCTCGGCGATTCGCCGCTCGGTGAGCGCCGCATGGTCCCGATCACCGGCGGCCGGTTCCAGGGCCCGCGGCTCCGCGGCATCGTCCTGCCCGGCGGGGCCGACCGGCAGCTGGTGCGCAAGGACGGCGTCCGGCGCCTCGATGCCCTCTACGAGTTGAGGACCGAGGACGGGGCGATCCTCACCGTGCGCAACCAGGTGACGATCGATCCCGGCCGCGACGGCGGGCCGGATTCCCGCTTCTCGACCATCGACGTCACGGCGCCCGAGGGGCCGCATGCCTGGCTCAACCGGCTGGTGCTGGTCGGCACCCTGCACAGCCTACGGCCGGCACAGGAGGCGGTGCTGGTGCGGGCGTTCCGGCTGGCCTGA
- a CDS encoding Uma2 family endonuclease, translated as MRAAETRDPPMSLDGFLAFLEDRPKGERWELDDGVPLMNPQPTRRHDWIQTNILEALRQHWRLHASPWRPSGPSQVPVPGAARTVAPDILVAPDDGRDDLCITPAPLVVFEVLSPSDRPRRQTSKLAAYAAVSSIESVVLVRQDRRSVVVHRRNPAGGLSPIVCTDEVDLPEIGVTLTLDVIYAYTPLA; from the coding sequence ATGCGCGCCGCTGAGACACGCGATCCTCCGATGAGCCTCGACGGCTTCCTGGCCTTCCTGGAGGACAGGCCGAAGGGGGAACGCTGGGAACTGGACGACGGGGTGCCGCTGATGAACCCGCAGCCGACGCGGCGGCATGACTGGATCCAGACCAACATCCTGGAGGCCCTGCGGCAACATTGGCGCCTTCATGCCAGTCCCTGGCGCCCCTCCGGCCCGAGTCAGGTCCCGGTGCCGGGCGCAGCCCGCACCGTGGCGCCCGACATTCTGGTCGCGCCGGATGACGGCCGCGACGACCTCTGCATCACGCCTGCACCGCTGGTCGTGTTCGAGGTTCTGTCACCCAGCGATCGGCCACGCCGGCAAACGTCGAAGCTCGCCGCCTACGCTGCCGTCTCCTCGATCGAGAGCGTCGTGCTGGTGCGGCAGGACCGACGCTCGGTCGTCGTGCATCGCAGAAATCCGGCAGGCGGACTCTCGCCCATCGTCTGTACGGACGAGGTCGATCTGCCGGAGATCGGCGTCACGCTCACGCTCGATGTAATCTACGCCTATACGCCGCTTGCCTGA
- a CDS encoding AAA family ATPase: MTPTTAPAAATPMDDGIVAAAEACLAGVGRAREAIHGVIFGQEQVVDLALVTVLAGGHGLLVGLPGLAKTKLVETLGTVLGLDARRVQFTPDLMPSDILGSEILDEDQDRHRSFRFVRGPIFTQLLMADEINRASPRTQSALLQAMQERFVSVAGARHDLPRPFHVLATQNPIEQEGTYPLPEAQLDRFLLEIDVGYPDRAAERRILLETTGAEEHRPQAVMDTDSLLSAQRLVRRLPVGEAVVDAILDLVRAARPVGGDAAIADKLLWGPGPRASQALMLAVRARALIEGRVAPSVDDVAALAEPVLKHRMALTFAARADGETIPGLIGRLVGRL; encoded by the coding sequence ATGACCCCAACCACCGCGCCGGCCGCCGCGACCCCGATGGATGACGGCATCGTCGCCGCCGCGGAAGCCTGCCTCGCCGGCGTCGGGCGCGCCCGGGAGGCGATCCACGGGGTCATCTTCGGGCAGGAGCAGGTGGTCGATCTCGCGCTGGTCACCGTGCTGGCGGGCGGCCACGGGCTCCTCGTCGGTTTGCCGGGACTGGCCAAGACCAAGCTCGTCGAGACCCTGGGCACCGTGCTCGGGCTCGATGCGCGCCGGGTGCAGTTCACCCCCGACCTGATGCCGTCCGACATCCTCGGCAGCGAGATCCTCGACGAGGACCAGGACCGGCACCGCTCGTTCCGCTTCGTGCGCGGGCCGATCTTCACCCAGCTCCTGATGGCCGACGAGATCAACCGCGCCAGCCCCCGCACCCAGTCGGCACTGCTCCAGGCGATGCAGGAGCGCTTCGTTTCGGTGGCCGGCGCCCGCCACGACCTGCCGCGGCCGTTCCACGTGCTGGCGACCCAGAATCCGATCGAGCAGGAGGGCACCTACCCGCTGCCCGAGGCCCAGCTCGACCGCTTCCTTCTGGAGATCGACGTCGGCTATCCCGACCGCGCCGCCGAGCGGCGCATCCTGCTCGAGACCACCGGCGCCGAGGAGCACCGGCCGCAGGCCGTGATGGATACGGACAGCCTGCTCTCGGCCCAGCGCCTGGTGCGGCGCCTGCCCGTCGGCGAGGCGGTGGTCGACGCGATCCTCGATCTCGTGCGCGCCGCGCGTCCCGTCGGCGGCGACGCGGCGATCGCCGACAAGCTGCTCTGGGGCCCCGGCCCCCGCGCCAGCCAGGCGCTGATGCTGGCGGTGCGCGCCCGCGCGCTGATCGAGGGCCGGGTCGCGCCCTCCGTCGACGACGTGGCGGCGCTCGCCGAGCCGGTGCTGAAGCACCGCATGGCGCTGACCTTCGCGGCGCGGGCCGACGGCGAGACGATCCCCGGCCTGATCGGCCGCCTCGTCGGGCGGCTCTGA